The window GTGGAGAAAAAGTAGCATCAAAGTTTTTTGCTTTCATGAGGAAAAAAGTAGCATCGaagtttaaattttgaatttaaatGAATTTGAACTTTTGAAAGTTGTGAAAGTTGTATAGAATATGTCACCAGTGGAATTGCGTCAAACAATTTGGGATATTGCAAAATGGAGAATGTCATATAACCTTTTCGAAAGCAATTAAACCACCTTAATATGGTTATATAACAAGGTACCCGTGGTGTCGCCATGGAGCGAAGATACTCTTTTAAGAGGAGATAGTGTTAACTAATGCGCTTCAAGactcaacaacaacatacccagtataatcccacaagtgcgGTCTGGGAAGggcagtgtgtacgcagaccttacccctacctcgtAGAGGTAGAGATAAGCTATTTccgaagaccctcggctcaaggacaAAATGAAAAGGAGCGCTTCAAGACTCAAACGCTTTATTTCCTACTAGTTTATAGCTATTTGATATCTTTGCTTCTTATGTGTTGTGCAAACTCATTTTCCTCAAACTCGGGAATCTCTTAAGTTCTACCAAAAAACACGAAAACATTCGAAGCATACCTTGTCCCAGAAATGCAAAAGATCTGCATCACGCTGGTTGACAGCCTTTGATGATGCCCGCAAGGAATTATCATCTACATAGGTGTAGTTATCATTTGCAGGATTTGTACCCATGTACATGAACAGAGAATCCATACCCAGTTGTAGATCACCAAATTGCAAGACATGGGAACCATAAGCAGAATTTCCATTAGCAGTTCTCTCTTTGACCTGCAAAAACCCAGCAATAGAGACATAActacacaaaataatttaaatggcATCATAATAAAGCATAGAGAGAAACTACATCATCCGATAGTTAGTCGTGAAACCCCTTTCTTCTTCTCACTTTTAATAACTGTAAAACATTGCTTCAGCATCCTAAATTCCCTATATTGTTACTATTATTTTTACTTTCTAAACTGGAACATCCGCTAGATGACCTAATTGTCAATGTCCACAAGAACTTACCAGGTGATACTGTTGCCTCAAATTTTCAGTCCGCAAATTGTGCATTTCACTGCTCAGAAATAGAGATACAAAATGAGTCAGAAGCAAAGTATTGGGCTAATATGATCATTTATAAGCAGAATCGTAACTCTTTAAACTTAAAATCCAGAGCATAATGTAAAATCCATATTTGAAAAGAGAAGTAACGGAAACAGGAGTCCTCATATAACAAGTCCCTCCTTGCATTGGCCAGTCACGACTCACATGCACGTAATTTAGTTAGCTGTTGGCGCAGTGGGATTTAAGAATAGTTCAACCTCTAAGACTTGAGGAAATAATAAATCAATCTCAAGAATTACAGGTAATGCCAGGAGAAAAAGGACAAGCACAAGCCTCATAGTCATTAAACCATAGAACAACTAAAACTTAACATCATCCAGCTCTTGACATTGGTAATTATAGAAATGGCTGTCGAAGTTCAGAAAGCTTCATGTACCTGTCCTCCATCCAGGAAACAGCATACAAGTCACCCAGGCAGGTCTCATAGCCAGGAGGAAGACTAGGATAGTCTCCAGGACAATAGGTGCCCCAGCTGCTCTCTACAGCGTTTGATGCTGTTGTGGCATAAATATTTAGACCTTTAGGAAGAAGACCCTCAAAGATACTTCCGGACTCACAAGCTTCAATGTACAGTACCTGGAAATAGTAGAcagaagaagaaaatcaaaaagtaaaggaaaaatgagAAAGGGCCTTCACAAATATTAAGAATTGCATTGAATAAAGCAGCTCACCAAGCTTTTATATGTTCCAGAGGCATGCTTCTTTTTCAACACATCAATCAGATCACTTGCATAGAGATAAGGATTGGTAGGCATCCCTAATATACAGTATAGCAGACATGTGAAAAGTGATTATAATGTATCCAATCTATAATTCAATAAACCAAATTTATGACAATATAAGTGACTGACAGAAAGCATGCAACATCACCCAAGAGTGTGGCCTAGTGGTTAATGAAGTGGGTGAGAgccatgaggtctcaggttcgaATCCCAGTGGAGACAAAAACACTAGGTGTTTTCTTCCCATTTGTCCAATCCTTGGTGGAcagagttacctggtacctgttgctggtgggaggtggaaggtatcccgtggaattagtcgaggtgcgcgcaagctggcccggaGCCTCGGACAACACGgttatcaaaaaaagaaaaaagggacaGTAAGCATGCAACACTTAATGGGACACTCTAACCTAATACCTGTTAAAAATCATGTCCAATAAAATACCACTTCTTATTGAtccacaaaaataatagaaacaaaGGTGCTCACTTCATAGCTTGACGACTGAAAGTGAAGGTGGTTCATGAACAGACACTACAAAGAGACAAGTTAGATAGATCGTTTAAGCTTTGTGCTGGTGATTTCATCCACTATAGATGTATATATTACACAAATCAGAGATGTAATTGCCAATTAGGAAGGACGAGGAAAGGTGAAGTTGTGAAACTGGAACCATGAGCATACAGTGGTTCTATTGGTTTTCTCAGAGATGCTTTGCCTCATTCTTTTAGTTAGGGGAGAGGTGGCATTAAGGGACTATTACCACAAGTTTTATTGGTGAATCAATCGACAAACTGAACTGAAATGGAAAACAGAATGTTCAAAGGCATAAGCAGATTCAACATATAAGAACCAGAGATAATATTAAATAAAGATTATTTGCCTTCCTAACTAGAATAGACATCATCTGTTTGTCAAACAGTAGAAAGCAGTGAGGCAATGATCATTCATATTCAATAGACAGAAAGGTCTTGAGTTTCAGGCTTAGGTGCAAGCCTTAATATAAGGTGATCAAATATAAAAATGCGAGATATAGAAAGCAAAGCAAAAGCCCAGTGAGAGATAAATAAGCTACTTACCAAGCACCCCAGGGCCACCATGATCACTATAGAATATGAAAATATGATCATTTGGACCACTATCCACCACCTTTCCACTACCTCCAGTAAGAGCAGTTTTGTTACCAAGGAGAACGGCCAAAAAGTTGTCCACATTAACATCATCTCCAGTATAATCCTGCCTCAAGAGATAGCACATGAGACAAGAGTATGATTTAGGTATACACTAAAACATGACAGAAAAACAACTACCTTAGGGACTCCTTTGTAGACATCCTCGCCAGCAGGACTATTGATGATAACTCCTTGTCTTGGGTTCTCTTCATTATAAGCAATGTCATCATACATGAACATGATAATATTCTCATCTTTGAGACCACCTTTTCTCAACAGCTGATACGCGTGGCATACATCAGCCTGATACGAACGTCAAGGTTGACAAGGCTTATTAGTAAACACATGAAAAGAAATTATGAAGACACTCCACATTGTTACAGTTAGGAGCAGATTTATTACCCTACAGTCCCAAATCTGATTTAtcaaaaagaaggaaaatgttgtcTTAGCAAAACTCTTTACAAACTAATTTTTTTCTCCATTAAGTTGTCTTAATGGGATGAGTTTCACAGGCTTTACAAGCTACCAAACAAGAATATTTCTGGTAAAACTGTAGTGCAACAAAAAGGCTTCGTTTGTCAAATGTACCACCGACGAATGAGGACTTAAAGAAAGAAAAGGATCACATTCCAAACTATCAAATTATCTTTACACCATAATCTGACTGAATCCAGCTCTCTTAATTTCTTCAGTGGGCATGACAACATTCACATGAAAGCAGTCTCTAATACAAAGTGCTCGAGTACaagacaaaaagaagaaaatcaactgAGAAAATTTCTCTCTTATGGTAGTCACTAGTAATGACTTGTCCCATGGGCATACTAATTTTAGATTAATAATCATGACGTTCAGCTTTTCCAAGTATTACACTGCGTCAAAATAATTTTCACATTTCATAACTTTTAATTCTAACAAGTGCAGTGTAACCAAAGTCCAAATTCTAACAATTTAATAAGCTTTTACTAGTTTCCCGGCCTCTGCCTAATTCACATCCAATGAAAAACCTAGAGCTTGTGAACAAAATATTTATTCAATCAGTTCGCTTTATGAGGCAATTACAGATAAATTTATGATAAACATTAACAGATGACCTGGTAAAAATGGTAATTAACCAACTATCACAGGTCAAAATTAACAGATAGTGTAAAAAGTTCATTACACTGTTACAGTGTAATGGAGTATAACTTAAATCCTATATGAAAAAGCATCAGAGTACACGTTTCTAGCTCGCTAGCTCATTCAACCAAACAAAAGTTAAATAAAAACATCAACATAGATTTACTGGAAATTTTCCTCCGTATTTTCACCAAAATAAGCAAACCAGATAAGTACATATTATTTCAAAAAAAAGAAATGGTACTACATCCATCCAGATATTAtaaacaacaaaataaaatagatCAGAAGGAAAACAAACTTGTGCTCATCAGAAAAGTATAAATTTCAAATGAAAATAAATACGTAGCATTTTCTAAAAGCCAAATAGTCATAATAATAACCTGATGTCTATAATTCCAATAACCATTTGATCCGGCAAGAAGGACGGCCCATCTGGTTCCAACAGAGTCATCGGCTTCATCGAAGAATCTGGAAGCTTCCGACGGAAGTTTCAAAACATTACGTCCGTCGGCGGCGGCGGCGATGGAGAATCCTACGAGGAAGAATATTCCGGCAGCGTACGAAATCATTATCAATTGGTATGGAGTAATTAAAAAGGGTAAGCGTAAAGGTTCTGCTATTTATAGCAAGTAATTACAGATAATATCTACAGTTCACTTCAATTGGAGTAGATTATTCAGTGGATTTGACGTGGACGGCTGGGATTCATTGAAAGAAGTTTTCGTGCTCTCTATTATAATCACGTCTTTTTGGTGGGTCCTATGACAAATATTAAAGTCAGAGAGTGGGTGAAAGACAAGTACTCCTGAAGAAGTTTCGTCAGTAGAGACAGACTACCTTTTGCATTTTCCTATTTTAGTTTTTTCGTAAAACCCATTAAAAGGctctctcttctttcttttttttttttccattaaAGGGCCAGCTCTTTTCATTCACAACTCTTAAACTCGAAATCAGTAATTAAAAGTAGGGGTGCTTCTCGGACGGATCAGACAGATCACACGGATAATTATATTTAACGGTTCGGTTTAACGGGTCAGcttatcggattataaatataGTATTCCGCTAGTCATCCAATAAGACAACGAGCGGATTGGTATCAGATTAACGATTATCGGACGatttatcggctaaaccaaatagaattTTTTTAACAATCCTAATCTTGTGAATACCAAACGGCCAAACTGCATAGTTCACTGGCTTTTATCATTTCAACTTACCATTCATAATCCTCAGTATATACTCAATGAAGACTTATCATGGAGTACACGGAATAATCTCTGGAACAAATTTTTTGAATACTCTTAATAAAAATATGGGTAGGTCCAACTTATTTCTCCATTTTTCTCTAGCGAACACACCAAAAAATTCATCTCAACAAACATGGAAACACACAGACGATTAAAGAATTAGACAATTTCATAGGACTCCCACAATATTCCAATGGAACGGGCGTTACAATAAATTTTTTATCAGCCACAAATAAGGAAATGATCGCGAATTTATTAAACGTACTGCTTCTATTTGCTTGAACTGAAGTAGTCGTCATCGTGTTAATTGTACCATATAGTGAAACTGAATTTTGGTCGAACAATCGATAACCATCAGGAATAGTGCCAATCTTTCTCCAAGATTCATTATTTACTGAGTACATTCCAACAATGCAATTGCTATCCTTTGCACTAATCACAAGTGTAGCGACCACCTTATAATCTTCAGTAACAGAATCATAGGCAAAATCATATAGTGTTGATTCGTAATGACGAATATTAGCACGTCGCAACATGTAACGATCAGACTTGGGAATCATTTTGTATTTTTTAATAGCAGGATTCCATAATACTATTCTATGGCTACAATCCATTACAAGTACTCATCAATGgataagaaaaatcaaaggagAAAACCGAGAGTGGCGGTTTGATAGACATAACTTGAGAATTAACATTGAGATTATTCCTATGATGACTAGTCGACTTTTCACTCTCTGATACAGATTGAATTCAATTGAGaattagaaattagggatttagccatttagggttgcaatagtactttatatacataggagtaaaagtataaatataaaaattcttaacaggtttacggtttatccgataagaaaattgagtaatccgcccccaaaccgtccagccgttaattataaaatctcaattctTTCACCATCCATACCCCAATAACCCTATACTAATAAGCTAATAAGCCATCGGTTCGGTTTGGTTAACGGttacggttcggttttgaacagccCTAATTAAAAGTACATACAATAGAGCTGAACCACAACAAGAAGCACCATTCTCACAAAACGAAAGAATAAGCTCTGTATGGACTAAAAATTATCATAATTATATGTGGGTCAAGTCAACATTAAGAGAGCCTTCGAAGGCTGCCACGTGCCATCGATGTGTTTCCAACAGAGGACGAAGGCGAGGTCGAGATGACTTAACAAAGGACGAAGACGAGGTAGAGTAGACTCGGCAGAAGGACAAGGACGAGCACTCCCTTTATCAGGGCAGTAACGGCTAATTTTCAAGATAAAATCTTATAGAGAATATTCTCGGAAATATTCTTACCATCTGTATTATTAAGATTTTTGTAGTCCATGTGCCCTTATAAATTGAAAGAAAGAATTATAGAGGGGATTGGACACTCATTGTAGAAAATAATACATTGACATTCTCTGAAGATTCTTGTTTTATCATTAACATACAAAATACACCTTTTCTTTAGATATGTGTCAATCGTTTCTCCCACGATCCAAGGAAGGTCTGAATATTCTAAGGCTTGTCATCATCCATTTTTGTCGGAGAGAATATCAAAGAATCTCACCCATTTTCAGGTGACTCACTTGCATTTATTTAcataaatgtcatttattatcatttaatactATTTAATGGTATTCGCTTTGTTCTTGGGCCATTGAATATTGCTTTattgttgctatttattgctaTTCAAATAGTACTCGTGACATCTTTCTACAAAATTAGTCAAACAATCTTTTAGACattaatattggctaagattAACTCTATTCTATTAGAAAATCTAATTGTTTAAAcctagatctaaattttgggtcaaacagtttggcgccgtctgtggagATTTTCTCAACCAATTTTTTAGTTTCCATTGGATCTACAACTCGCATGACTTGTTAATCTAACAAACCACAAAGTTTATCTGTCCTCTCTGTGCATACAAAAATTTccatggcaggtaaccaaggaAACGGAATGAGGGTAATAGATAATGTTCCCCTCAACCTCACGACTACTATCAACGAAGGTTATGACACCCAGGGTGAGGAAGTGACGCCCATTGCCTCCCCCAGGCGGGAGAGGTCGCATCCCCCTTTCTGCAGCACAACAAAACCAAATGGGAAAGGAGCCTCCACGTCCACGGGAGAAGGGGCAACACATGCTATGAAAAAGCTTATCGAAGCATAGCTAACTGATACTCTAGTCAGCGTACTCAGTAAACAAGCTCCATGCACGACCACAAAAACCACGAGAATCCATGCAGCACAACATGGGAACGAACAGGACGACCAACCAAACCCTCCGACTCTAGGTAAAACTCACACTATTATTGATAATGCAAGTGATAACGTCCTCGCCGCCGTGCTgaaaagaatggaagaaatggaaaaCGAGAACAAGGCGCTCAAAGACCAAATGAAAAGGCACCAGGAACGGGTAGACAAAATACCAGGTTCCCCTAAATTATTACTAAAAATGGACGGGGGCAGGTTTATGGAACAGCCGTACAGCGAGGAAGCgacccacatgccataccaaagaccttcaagaTGCCTCCATATCTCAGAATCTACGATGGAACAACCGACCttgaagatcatgtgactcactacgtTACCGCTGTGAAAGGCAACGACCTCACCAAAGAGCAGGTGTCCTCCATCTTCCTGAAAAAATTGGCGAAACCCTCACTAGAGGGGCATTGACATGGTATTCACAATTACCAATATCGCGGCCGGGCAAGGAACGACACCAACCCTATGTCAGGACACTCATTCCCTCCTTCCGCTATGAAGATGGTCCGCCTAGACTGAGATCAGGCACTCACATGAACGATCGAGGTATGTTCCCTTGTTATATACTCACAATTTTTGCGTATCGCCTACAAAAATGGTCTACTCTCTCGAGAAGCTCGGAACAAAAGTCAAATGGCCGCCCAAGATAAGGTCGGACCCAAACACAAGGAAAATTGACGCCCTCTGCGAGTTTCACGAAGAACTTGGACACAAAATAGAAGATTGCATCACCCTGAGGCTAGAGGTGGCAAACTTATTGCAGCAAGGGCACCTCAAAGAACTGCTTAGCGACAAAGGAAGGAACATCTTGGCGAGGGGCTGAGAACGTCCAGGCCCGCTAAAGCCCCCTTCACCGGCTCACACCATCAATATGATTATTGGCGGCAGCGACGACGCCTCTATCAATGGCATCAAATTCACTGCCACCCACAGGCTCAAAAGATCGATCACCCATGAACGGTATGATAGACTCGAAGAAAGTATTATCTTCGATGAGTCAGATGCCGACAGTTTGACTTTCCCTCAAAATGATGCACTTGTCGTTactttatgaattttagataccgatgttaAGAGTTTTATGGTAGATGACGGAAGTGGAACGTGCATCATCCATCCCCGATTCCTCACACATATGAGATTCAATGATAAGATAGTGCCACATTGCATTACATTAAccagttttaacaatgcagttgaacggaCTTCGGGAAAAATCACACTCCCCATTCTCGCCGGCGGAGTATCTCTAAAGACGACATTCCATATCATAGACTAGGACACTACATACAACGCCATcgtgggacgaccatggatataCCCCATGAGAGCCGCCCCTCCAATTTATACCAAGTGATCAAGTTTCCAACACTTTGGGGAATATTCAGTATACGAGGGGAACATTGTACATACTGGGAATGCTACTGAATTGCCATGGACATCACGACAActcaacaaaagaaagaaaaggaaaatgagGCATAGCAATCAGCAGGGTTGAGGTCACCACAAGGCGAAGCCGAGGAAGTCATTATGGATCTCGAGACGGTGGAAGTCGCTGAAtcaaccatagaagacctcgaccttGTTAAACTAGATCATAGCGACCCCAGCAAAAAGGCCTACATCGGCTACAAACTTTGAGAACCAAGTAAATTAAGTCAATTCTTAATAACTAATGCAGATTTGTTTGCCTTCAGTCATACAAACATGCCAGGTATCCCCAAAGAAAGAAATTGCCTCACACAAGCTGAATGTCGACCCTTTCTACCCCCCGGTAAGTCAAGTCCGTCAAAAGTTTGACCCGCCATCAGTGAGGCCGTCCACGAAGAAGTAGAGAAGTTATTGGAAAATGGATCCATCAGGGAGGTGAACTACCCCAAATGGATAGCCAGTGTGGTGAtagtcaaaaagaaaaatgagaaatCGAGGATGTGTGTGGACTTTACAgacctaaacaaagcatgcccaaaaGATTCATTCCCACTACTAcacatcgaccaactcatcgatgcaACGGACGGGCACGAGTTGTTACGTTTCCTGGATGCCTACTCAGGTTACAACCAAATACTCATGGAGgaagaggaccaagagaagatcACGTTCATTACCCATAggggaacatattgttatagggtcatgccatttgggtAGAAGAACGCAGGGGCTACCTATCAAAGGTTGGTCACCAAAATGTTCAAAGATCAACTCGGCAAAATCATGGAGGTGTATATCAacgacatgctggtcaagtccGTGAAGGCAGAGGATCATATTGGCCACCTAAAGAAAGTACGAAATGAAATTAAACCCCAAGAAATGCGCGTTTGGTGTAGCCTCGAGAAAGTTTTTAGATTTCTTGGTATCACAACGAGGGATTGAGGTCAACCCGGATCAAATCAAGGCTATCAACCGGATACTAGAATAATTGACTGCTAAAGAGCAAGTCCAGAGATTGACCGGTCAAATTGCCGCCCTATCCAAATTCATCTCGCGGTCGTCCGATAGATGTCACATGTTTTTCAGCGTACTAAAAAAGGATAACGGCCTCGAGTGGACGCCCGAGTGTGTACAAGCATTGCAAGAACTGAAGGCGTACTTGTCATCACCACCCTTGCTCTCAAAACCCGAGCTCGGGGAGT is drawn from Nicotiana tomentosiformis chromosome 12, ASM39032v3, whole genome shotgun sequence and contains these coding sequences:
- the LOC104109122 gene encoding vacuolar-processing enzyme-like, with protein sequence MISYAAGIFFLVGFSIAAAADGRNVLKLPSEASRFFDEADDSVGTRWAVLLAGSNGYWNYRHQADVCHAYQLLRKGGLKDENIIMFMYDDIAYNEENPRQGVIINSPAGEDVYKGVPKDYTGDDVNVDNFLAVLLGNKTALTGGSGKVVDSGPNDHIFIFYSDHGGPGVLGMPTNPYLYASDLIDVLKKKHASGTYKSLVLYIEACESGSIFEGLLPKGLNIYATTASNAVESSWGTYCPGDYPSLPPGYETCLGDLYAVSWMEDSEMHNLRTENLRQQYHLVKERTANGNSAYGSHVLQFGDLQLGMDSLFMYMGTNPANDNYTYVDDNSLRASSKAVNQRDADLLHFWDKFRKAPEGSARKVEAQKQFTEAMSHRMHLDNSMALVGKLLFGIQKGPEVLKRVRPVGQPLVDDWTCLKYFVRTFETHCGSLSQYGMKHMRSIANICNAGIKMEQMVEASTQACPSVPTNIWSSLHRGFSA
- the LOC104109123 gene encoding F-box/kelch-repeat protein At3g23880-like; the protein is MGDRSFEPVGGSEFDAIDRGVVAAANNHIDGVSRHRIVLWNPAIKKYKMIPKSDRYMLRRANIRHYESTLYDFAYDSVTEDYKVVATLVISAKDSNCIVGMYSVNNESWRKIGTIPDGYRLFDQNSVSLYGTINTMTTTSVQANRSSTFNKFAIISLFVADKKFIVTPVPLEYCGSPMKLSNSLIVCVFPCLLR